The nucleotide window TCAGAAGGCCAAAATAACCGGAATACATGATGTCCCCGCTCTTCATCCGTTCATAAGACAATTTCTGGACAGAGCCATTCCCTTTCGCGGAAGCTTCCGGTGAACTCCCTGACCGGTCAAAGACCTTAACGCTTTTCCCCGCGGCCGGCGCTACCTTCGCAAACTGTATTTTAAATTCATTCTGCCAGCTTGTCCCAAAGGATGCCAACGCTCCATAGCAGAAAAAACCCACGGCAAAGGCTGCCAGCAGGACTTCCCACACTCTTTTTTCCTTTTTCAGACAAAAACAAATCCACTTTTTCATACCCCTACCTCCATATTTAAGGGAGGCGCGTCCCCATATAATAGAATCCTCTGGATTCTTCAAGCTTCACCGGAATGATTCTTCCGATATCAGAAGCCTCGCCCGGAAAGTGTACCATTATATTATTGCTCAAACGGCCGGTAACCATACCGGGATTATGGTCATCCAGCCCTTCCACAAGGGCAGGCATGACTTTCCCCACATCTTTTCCGCTCACTTCGGCGGAAATCCTCTGTACTTCTTTTAAGAGCCGGTCAAACCGGTCCTTCATGATTTCTTCCGGCACCTGATTTTCCATGGCGGCCGCGGGTGTGCCTGTCCGCTTAGAATAGAGGAAAGTAAAGGCACTGTCATATCTCACTTTGCGGACTACGTCCAAAGTTTCCTGGAAATCATCTTCCGTCTCGCCAGGAAACCCTACGATGATATCCGTAGTCAGAGAAATGTCCGGAATTTCTGTCTTTATTTTTTCTGCCAGGGCCAGATACTGCTCTTTCCCATAAACCCGGTTCATCTGAGAAAGTATTCTGGAGCTTCCTGACTGGAGAGGAAGATGCAGATGGCGGCAGACCTTCGGGCAGTCTCTCATCACTCTTATCAATTCATCCGACAGATCCTTTGGATGAGACGTCATAAAACGGATGCGTTCAAGGCCCTCCACATCGGCTACCCTTTTTAAAAGTTCTGCAAAGCTCATTGGCGGATTCAGGGTCTTTCCATAGGAATTGACATTTTGTCCGAGCAGCATCACTTCCACTACGCCGTCTTTTACCAGATTCTTTACTTCATCCACGATATCTTCCGGACTCCGGCTGCGTTCCCTCCCTCTGACATACGGTACGATACAGTAACTGCAGAAATTATTGCAGCCGTACATGATATTCACCCCGGATTTAAAGGAATACTTCCGTTCAGCAGGAAGCTTTTCCACAATTTCATCCGTTCCGTCCCATATGTCAACTATCATATGCCGTTCTGTCATCTGCCGGTAAAGAAGCTCTGCCAGCTTGAAGATATTATGGGTTCCAAATATAAGGTCTACGAATCGATAGCTTTTCTTTATTTTTTCCACCACTGACGGTTCCTGCATCATGCAGCCACAGAGGGCAATGATCATATCCGGATTTTTCTGTTTCAGGCTGTTCAGATAACCCAGGCGTCCATATACCCGCTGGTTGGCGTTGTCTCTGACCGTACAGGTATTATAGATCACAAAATCTGAAGCTTCCTTCTCCGATGGGGTGAATCCGGCTTCCTCCAAAATACCAAGAAGCTTTTCCGAATCCTTTGCATTCATCTGACACCCGAAGGTCGTCACATTGGCATAGAAAGGCCTTCCCAATCGATTGGATCTCTCCGTTACGATATCACGGAGCTTCTGCATGAAATAGTGCTGCCGCTCCGGCTCACCGGCCGGCGCCTGCTCTATTATCTTGACATATATTGTTTTATCCACGGTCCTTTATCCCTTCTCTTAATCCTTTCTATTATAGCCGACGCTTTTTAAAAAATCAATAAAAGTCTGCCTGTACGCATATGAGAAAGAAAGAGACAGGTTTTTCCTGTCTCTTCTACCCGCTCAGGGGCGGACCTGCCCGTTTCCATATATGATGTATTTAGTCGTTGTCAGCGCCTTAAGCCCCATCGGTCCTCTGGCATGGAGCTTCTGCGTGCTGATACCAATCTCCGCTCCGAAGCCGAACTCAAAACCGTCGGTAAACCGGGTGGAGGCGTTTACATATACGGCGGCGGCGTCCACCTCGTCCAGGAACCTCTGGGCATTTGCATAATCTTTTGTGATGATTGCTTCCGAATGCTTCGTGTTATAACGGTTGATGTGGGCAATTGCCTCTCCTACAGAGCCGACTGTCTTGGCGGATAAAATATAATCCAGATATTCGGTTCCCCAGTCCTCCTCTGAAGCCCTGACCGCACCCGGAAGCAGCCTGCAGACCGTTTCATCCCCGCGGATTTCCACCTGCTTTTCTGAAAGCTTTTTCGCGAGGGCAGGCATCAGCCTGTCTGCAATGCCTTTGTGGATTACCAGGGACTCACAGGCATTGCACACACCGATCCTCTGAGTCTTGGCATTGAAGATGATGGATACCGCCATATCAATATCCGCACTTTCATCCACAAATATATGGCAATTGCCTGTTCCTGTCTCTATTACGGGTACCGTACTGTTTTCCACCACCGTGCGGATGAGTCCGGCGCCCCCTCTGGGTATCAGGACATCAACGTAGCCGTTCATACGCATAAGGGCCTTAGCAGCCTCCCGGTCCGTGCTCTCCAGAAGCTGGATGGAATCCTCCGGAAGCCCGCATCCGGCCAGTGCCTCTCTTAAGCAGGATGCGATCGCCTTGTTGGAATTCAAAGCGTCGCTCCCTCCCTTTAAGATCACAGCGTTTCCGGCTTTAAAGCAGAGCCCGAACGCGTCAGCCGTTACATTGGGACGAGATTCGTATATGATTCCAATCACGCCGATTGGCACTCTTTTTTCCCCTATCGCAAGTCCATTCGGCCTCTTTTTCATGGAAAGGACTTCTCCCACCGGATCATCCAGGGATACGATCTGGCGCAGGCCCTCGGCCATGGCTTCTATCCGGGCTTCGGTCAGCATAAGCCGGTCCAGGAGTCCCTGATGCATCCCCTTTTTCCTTCCCGCTTCCATGTCCATCTCATTGGCTTTTAATATGGACTTTGCATTGGCAGTCAGTGCATCAGCCGCCGCAGACAGGCCTCTGTTTTTTTCAGTTATCCCTAAGCTGCCCAACAGAGACGCAGCCGTCCTGGCCCGTTCTCCCATCCTGATCAATTCTTTCATTTTTAATCCTCCTGAGTGCAAAACGGCTCTCCGCTCACTTCCTGCTGATTCCTGCCTCCGTCACAAGAACGGCGGGACAGATATCGAAAGTCTCATGGGGAACCTGATCAAATACCTGACATTCATAGGCTACCGCCACTTTTGTCAGCTTTGGGAACCGCTCCAGATACCGGTCATAATAGCCGCCCCCATATCCCACGCGATGATGTTCTCTGTCGAAAGCCACCCCCGGCATCAGAAAAAAGGCATCCTCCTCTGCCGCCATGGTAAGCCCGGCCTTCGGCTCCAGGATTCCGAGGCAGCCTGGCTCCAGATCCTCCCTGGACGTGATATAATAAAAGTCCATGGAATCCCCGTCCACTCTGGGGGCCGCGACCCGTTTACCTTCCGCCATGGCATTTTTCATGATATCCCAGGTCCTGACTTCATGGTTGAAATCCACATAGCAGTACAGGCTTCGGGCTTCTTTATATTCCGGCATAGACAGGATCTGCCCGCAGATTTTCCTGCTCTTCTCTTCCTCTTCCCTAAGAAGCATGGCTTTTCTGCTTTCATTGGCCATTTTCCTGATCTCTTTTTTTGTCATCATTGTCTTTTCCTGTCCTTCGCTTCTTTGACCTTTTTAAGCTCCGTCACACTGCCGTCCGGCTCCAGAATGCTTACATTATTCAGAGTTCCCTTCAAATTCATGCGGATCGCCTGAATATAAGCTTCACGAAGGGCCGCCTGTTCCCTTTTTTCTTCTGGGGTAAGTCCTTCTTTTTTCGATTTATGATAAAGCTCGTTGATTCTTTGAATTTCTTTTTCCGTCATAAACTCTCCTTATCTGTCCAAATATGAGAGAAGCTCTTCATATCTGGACTCCATCAAATCATAACCGTGCCGGTAAAAGCTTTCCAGCACCTCTGGATCCTGCTCCGTCCTGGATACGGCAGGCTCAAACGGTCTCAGCACAAAAATATGCCCATCCTTTTCCAGCCGTTCAATCAGTTCCATTGTTCGGTTATACATTACCGGACGCCTGCAGATTGTCTTTACCAGCTCCGGATATTCCTTGTAAACAGAATGATAGATCACGGCAGCTTTATGGGACAGCTTTTTTCGATAGCCTGCGTTCCTGGTGAGGACTACCACACATTTTTTATAGCCTTCCCTCAGGGCCCTGGCAACAGGTACCGAATCGGACAGACCGCCGTCCAGATAGGGAACTCCGTCGATTTCTACCATAGGGGTGACTACCGGCATGCTGCAGGAAGCACGGCAGATGGTGAACAGACGGTCTTCATCTTCCCGGTCATCCAGATATTCCGTTTTTCCGGTCAGGCAGTTGGTCACAGCCATCTCACAGCGCAGGGCTGATTCCTGATAGGTCTTAAAATCAAATGGAAACAGCTCCTTAGGATATCGATCAAATATCATATCCATATCAAACAGGCTTTTTGTTTTTAATGCCTTCTTTAAATTCATGTAGCCGTTTTTTTTATCGCGGGGAATCATACAGTCTTTCGTCCTTCCAATCTGTCGGGACAGATAATCCACCGCATTGCAGGCTCCTGCGGAAACGCCGATCACATAGGGGATATATAATTCTTTCTCCATCAGGAAATCCAGGACCCCAGCGGAAAAAACTCCGCGGGTAGCTCCGCCCTCCAGAACAAGACTTGCTTTCTTCATATTGTGTCCACTCCTTCCTGTCCGTGCACCGCCCCATAAGATGTCTCAGTATGCAGTCAGATATTCGATCAGATCAAAGTCCTTGTTTTTATGGGCCAGGAACAGTGTGCCGACCTGTTCTCCGTCCAGGACCCGGTATATATTCTCCACATCTTCTCCGTTGGTGATCACCATATCGATCCCGGCGTCGGTGGCCATCCGGGCCGCCACGATCTTTGCAGACATCCCGCCGGTTCCCACGGTGCTCCCGGTGGTCTCCTTTCCCATTTCCTGCAGATCATCGGTAATCTCTTCCACCTCCCGAATAAATTCTGCCTCCGGGTCACGCTTCGGATCATCCTCATAAAGACCGTCAATATCGGAAAGAAGTATCAGCAGATCTGCATGTATCACCGCCGCCACAATGGCAGACAGCCGGTCATTATCTCCGAATTCAATCTCATGGGTGGCGACGGTATCATTTTCATTGACAATGGGAATCACTCCCATTTTGAACAGCTCATCAAAGGTATTTCTGGCATTCCTTCTGGAATTGTCATTGAGCATGGTCGTCTTTGTCATCAGGATTTGGGCGACCACCTGATTATACTCCGAAAAAATCTTCTGATAGGTCATCATTAATTTTGCCTGACCCACTGCAGCCAGCGCCTGTTTGACCGGCAGATCATCCGGACGCTCCATGTATCCCATGGTTTTTCTGCCTACCGCTCCGGCGCCGGAGCTCACCAGCACGACCTCCATCCCCTGATTTCTCAGATCGCAGAGCACCCTCGCCAGCTTTTCCACCTTATTTAAATTCAGATATCCCGTATATTTATGGGTGAGCGAGGAAGAACCGATTTTTACGACGATCCGGTTCTTTCCTGAAAGCCTTGTTTTTCTGTCCATATGTATCCTCTCTAATCTTCTTTTTCTCTTCTCGACACCGTTATTCTAGCAGATTTGGCATTCAGAATCAATCTTTTCTGCTCTGCAGGAGACGAGGGGAAAAGCGGGCCGCGATGGCCTCCGCCACCCGTATCCCGTCCATGGCGGCTGAAGTGATTCCTCCCGCATATCCAGCTCCCTCTCCACACGGATAGATCCCCGGAACACTCGCCTCCATGGAAGCATTCCGCTCAATCCGTATAGGGGACGACGTCCGGCTCTCAACGCCGGAAAGCACTGCATCATACCGGTCAAATCCCCGCAATTTCTGCCCGCATTGTTCAATGCCCTCCATAAGCGCCCGGTTTAAATATTCTGGGAGAAGACGCCGCAGATTGGCAAAGTGGTTTCCACCCATCGTATCCGGCAGGACATCTCCCAGAGAACTGCTCATCCTGTCTTCTTTGAAATCTCCGTAAAGCTGAACAGGAACCCTTCCTCCGCCCAGCTCATGGGCAGCCTTTTCCAGCTCTCTCTGAAATGCGATCCCGGAAAGGGGATGCCCGTTTCCAAAATCCTCCGGCGATACCGTTACGATCATGGCGCTGTTTGCGTTCCTGCCGTCCCGGCTTCTGTTGCTCATACCATTGACAGCCGTCATCCCCGGTTCAGAGGAAGCGTTGACCACATAGCCGCCGGGACACATGCAGAAGGAATAGACTCCCCTTCCATCTTTCGACCTTGCGGTCAGCTTATAAGGAGCGGGGGGAAGAAGTCCTGCAAAAGTCTCTCCATACTGGGATATCTGTATCATCTGCTGTGGATGCTCGATCCGTAAGCCCACGGCAAAGGATTTGGCTTTCATATCCAGCCCTTTTTCATACAGCAGCTGAAAGGTGTCCCGGGCGCTGTGGCCGATGGCCAGCACAAGACAGTCTGCAGGAAAGAATTGTCCTCCCTCTTTCTTTGTACCGGCAACGTGAATTCCGGTCAGCCTGCCTCCCTCTATGTCCAGTCCGGCCACTTTGGAATGGAAGTGAAATTCTCCTCCGGCCTGTTCGATTTCCCTTCTCAGATTTTTTAATACCTGTTTTAACACATCTGTTCCGATATGGGGTTTTTGTTCATATAAAATTTCATCTCCGGCACCCATCTCGGCGAATATTTCCAGGACCCTCCGCCCCCGGCGAGCCGGATCCTTTACAAGAGTATTTAATTTTCCATCGGAAAATGTCCCGGCGCCGCCTTCCCCGAACTGAACATTACATTCCGGATCCAGGATTCCAGTCTTCCAAAATTTTGATACTGCTTCCTCACGTTCATCCACAGATCCGCCTCGCTCTAAAAGAATCGGGCAGTAACCGGCTTTCGCCAGCATATAGCCGCAGAAGAGTCCTGCAGGTCCTGTACCGGCGATCACAGGCCGGTTCTTTAACGGTTCCGCTCCCGGCTCTGCGAACCGGTAGCTTTCTTCTTTTATCAACTGAATCTGTGCGCTTTTCAGATGATCTGCTATGGCGCACTCTTTCTTCTTTATCTCCACATCCACCTGAAAGACAATTTGAATATCCTCCTTTTTCCTGGCGTCAATGGATTTTTTAACAATCTTCCAGGAAAGAATGTCCTCTTCCCGAAGTCTTAGTTTTCTGCAAAGCTTTTTATAGAGTTCAGCCTCATCCTCTCCGGGACGAAGCTTAAGCTGTGTGATCCGAATCATTTCCTGCCCTGCTTTCCGGCCAGCCAGCCGCTGGTCCATGCCCACTGTAAATTATATCCGCCGCAGATACCGTCCACATCCAGAATCTCTCCTGCAAAGTACAGTCCTTGGACGAGCCTTGACTCCATTGACTCAGGCACCACGTCCCGTACATCAACTCCTCCCGCGGTCACCTGGGCCTGAGAAAAGGAATTCGTACCGGAAATCGGCACCGAAAAGCATGTGACGGTCCGGCAGAGCTTTTCTGTCCTGTTCTCATCCAGCTGTTCCGCCGGAAGATGAAACGGAATATCCGCCTCCTTTAGAAATGCCAGAGCCAGCTTCTCCGGAAACAGGCCGCAAAGCACCTCCAGACAGTCATAGCCTTTCTTTTCCTGACGAACAGACTGGAAAAGCTTCTGTTTTTCCTCCATAGATGTATATTCCGGAAGAAAGTCAATTTCAGCCCATACCTGTTTATTCTCCGACAGAGCTTTCGAAGCGTAGCGGCTGACCTGAAAAACAGGGATTCCAGAAATTCCATAATCCGTCAGCTGAATCTCCCCGGTATCGGCTCCGGCAAATGCCCGTCTGCCGTTTTCCATTATGTAAAGAGAAATCCGCCCGTCTGCCCGTACACCTGCTGCCTTTTGGAGGGCGGTTCTGAAAGAACGAAGCTGCACCAACGCCGGCACCGGCTCAATGATCCTGTGTCCCATTTCGGCCGCCAGACGATACCCGCTTCCGTCGGAACCGGTGGACGGAGCCGCCATTCCTCCGCAGGACAGGATGACTCGGTCAGATACATAGGATGTATCCGATGTTCTCACTCGGAATCCTTTTTCATATTTTACAATTTCCCGCACATCTGTTTCCATCTTAAGGTCTACCTTTCGGCGTTCAAGTTCACGCAGCAAAGCATTCCGTACGGAAGAGGCCTGGGACGAGCGGGGATATACGTATCCTTCCTTTTCTTTTAAAAAAAGTCCAAGTCCCCGAAAAAATTCAAGTGTTTCTTTATATCCGAACTGTTTGAGTGCTTTTTCCGGAAAATCCGATTCCGGACAGCGGTAAAAAGAAGCGTCCTGATTCCGGTTGGTCAGATTGCACCTGCCGTTTCCCGTGGACAACAGCTTCTTCCCCAGCTGAGGGCTGTGTTCCAGAAGAGTGACCGAATCTCCGGCGCCGGCGGAAGCGATGGCTGCCGTCATGCCGGCCGCTCCGCCCCCGATTATCACTGTCTTCTTCATGGCCTGTCTCCTTTCTGCGCTGAAATTTTCCCGCAGTTTAGCTACAGACATTATAATATGAGTACCGTGGGATTGCAAGTTCAGCTGGTGATGGATTCCAGATAGTCGTAGAGCTCTCCCACTCCCTTTATATAATAGCCGCTCTTTAGAACCTCCAGCTCGGAATCCGGAAGCTCCTCTTCTGTCAGATAGGTTTCCATATAGACATCCCGTCTGTCGCTGTAGTAAATTTTCAGATAACCTTCCTCCAAAATAAGAAGGAACCGATAATCGTCGGGATTCACCGCCTCCTCACTCCTAACTACCAGGCGCGAGGCAGAAAAGGAAACCAGGCTCTTTCCGCTGTCCGATGATTTCATAAGGGAGATTAATTCTTCCCTGGTAAGTCCAAGATAATCCTCCGGCATGGGCAGAATGGTTTCTGTCAGGACTTCTGTCTTCGGGTCGTAATTCTGAGAAATATAAAGCATATCCTTTGTCACCACCGACCCGTCTTTTTTTCCGGCCGCCACAGCATTCTCATCCGTATTCTGCCCTGATCCGGCGCCGTCCGCGGCTGCGGTCATCGGAACATGAGTCTCCGCTTCCACCGTGTTAAACTGCGATTTGCTTTCCTGTTCTTCCTTGGCCAGCTCCAGCTCCTTTTTCTGTTCCAGATTCCGGTAGCTGAAATAATAGACTGTAGAAAACACGAAAAAAAGCAGGCAAAAGCTTAAAAGATACAACCATATGGTTTTTTTCATAGTGATTCACCCCTATTTTTAAGTTGATAATGCACTTTCCCAAAAATAAAAAAGAAAGAGGATAGTATTATCCTCTTTCTAGTATCTACCACTATGCAGATTTTAAACATGACCATAGGTTACATCAGATGCAGTTTTTTCGCCGCGGACGCCAGTTTACCGCCCATCGGCATACTTCGAAGCTCGCTTTCGCTGACACAGCGGAATACGATCAGCATCACAAAATATACGACGACAGCCACAATAACGGCCAGCAGACAGGCTATGGAGTTCCTCTTCGTTATCATGTTCACCAAATAATAGACCAGATAGGAAGCCCCTCCCATGATGACAGAGGCCAGGAACGGAAGCACGAACGTTTTCTTGACTTCCTGTCTGTATCCCAGGAAATTAGCTATGGATATCCCATTCAGGATACACATGGAA belongs to Qiania dongpingensis and includes:
- a CDS encoding glutamate-5-semialdehyde dehydrogenase, whose protein sequence is MKELIRMGERARTAASLLGSLGITEKNRGLSAAADALTANAKSILKANEMDMEAGRKKGMHQGLLDRLMLTEARIEAMAEGLRQIVSLDDPVGEVLSMKKRPNGLAIGEKRVPIGVIGIIYESRPNVTADAFGLCFKAGNAVILKGGSDALNSNKAIASCLREALAGCGLPEDSIQLLESTDREAAKALMRMNGYVDVLIPRGGAGLIRTVVENSTVPVIETGTGNCHIFVDESADIDMAVSIIFNAKTQRIGVCNACESLVIHKGIADRLMPALAKKLSEKQVEIRGDETVCRLLPGAVRASEEDWGTEYLDYILSAKTVGSVGEAIAHINRYNTKHSEAIITKDYANAQRFLDEVDAAAVYVNASTRFTDGFEFGFGAEIGISTQKLHARGPMGLKALTTTKYIIYGNGQVRP
- the proB gene encoding glutamate 5-kinase, which produces MDRKTRLSGKNRIVVKIGSSSLTHKYTGYLNLNKVEKLARVLCDLRNQGMEVVLVSSGAGAVGRKTMGYMERPDDLPVKQALAAVGQAKLMMTYQKIFSEYNQVVAQILMTKTTMLNDNSRRNARNTFDELFKMGVIPIVNENDTVATHEIEFGDNDRLSAIVAAVIHADLLILLSDIDGLYEDDPKRDPEAEFIREVEEITDDLQEMGKETTGSTVGTGGMSAKIVAARMATDAGIDMVITNGEDVENIYRVLDGEQVGTLFLAHKNKDFDLIEYLTAY
- a CDS encoding NAD(P)/FAD-dependent oxidoreductase translates to MIRITQLKLRPGEDEAELYKKLCRKLRLREEDILSWKIVKKSIDARKKEDIQIVFQVDVEIKKKECAIADHLKSAQIQLIKEESYRFAEPGAEPLKNRPVIAGTGPAGLFCGYMLAKAGYCPILLERGGSVDEREEAVSKFWKTGILDPECNVQFGEGGAGTFSDGKLNTLVKDPARRGRRVLEIFAEMGAGDEILYEQKPHIGTDVLKQVLKNLRREIEQAGGEFHFHSKVAGLDIEGGRLTGIHVAGTKKEGGQFFPADCLVLAIGHSARDTFQLLYEKGLDMKAKSFAVGLRIEHPQQMIQISQYGETFAGLLPPAPYKLTARSKDGRGVYSFCMCPGGYVVNASSEPGMTAVNGMSNRSRDGRNANSAMIVTVSPEDFGNGHPLSGIAFQRELEKAAHELGGGRVPVQLYGDFKEDRMSSSLGDVLPDTMGGNHFANLRRLLPEYLNRALMEGIEQCGQKLRGFDRYDAVLSGVESRTSSPIRIERNASMEASVPGIYPCGEGAGYAGGITSAAMDGIRVAEAIAARFSPRLLQSRKD
- the miaB gene encoding tRNA (N6-isopentenyl adenosine(37)-C2)-methylthiotransferase MiaB, producing MDKTIYVKIIEQAPAGEPERQHYFMQKLRDIVTERSNRLGRPFYANVTTFGCQMNAKDSEKLLGILEEAGFTPSEKEASDFVIYNTCTVRDNANQRVYGRLGYLNSLKQKNPDMIIALCGCMMQEPSVVEKIKKSYRFVDLIFGTHNIFKLAELLYRQMTERHMIVDIWDGTDEIVEKLPAERKYSFKSGVNIMYGCNNFCSYCIVPYVRGRERSRSPEDIVDEVKNLVKDGVVEVMLLGQNVNSYGKTLNPPMSFAELLKRVADVEGLERIRFMTSHPKDLSDELIRVMRDCPKVCRHLHLPLQSGSSRILSQMNRVYGKEQYLALAEKIKTEIPDISLTTDIIVGFPGETEDDFQETLDVVRKVRYDSAFTFLYSKRTGTPAAAMENQVPEEIMKDRFDRLLKEVQRISAEVSGKDVGKVMPALVEGLDDHNPGMVTGRLSNNIMVHFPGEASDIGRIIPVKLEESRGFYYMGTRLP
- a CDS encoding patatin-like phospholipase family protein, which codes for MKKASLVLEGGATRGVFSAGVLDFLMEKELYIPYVIGVSAGACNAVDYLSRQIGRTKDCMIPRDKKNGYMNLKKALKTKSLFDMDMIFDRYPKELFPFDFKTYQESALRCEMAVTNCLTGKTEYLDDREDEDRLFTICRASCSMPVVTPMVEIDGVPYLDGGLSDSVPVARALREGYKKCVVVLTRNAGYRKKLSHKAAVIYHSVYKEYPELVKTICRRPVMYNRTMELIERLEKDGHIFVLRPFEPAVSRTEQDPEVLESFYRHGYDLMESRYEELLSYLDR
- a CDS encoding 5-formyltetrahydrofolate cyclo-ligase — encoded protein: MMTKKEIRKMANESRKAMLLREEEEKSRKICGQILSMPEYKEARSLYCYVDFNHEVRTWDIMKNAMAEGKRVAAPRVDGDSMDFYYITSREDLEPGCLGILEPKAGLTMAAEEDAFFLMPGVAFDREHHRVGYGGGYYDRYLERFPKLTKVAVAYECQVFDQVPHETFDICPAVLVTEAGISRK
- a CDS encoding DUF896 domain-containing protein, whose protein sequence is MTEKEIQRINELYHKSKKEGLTPEEKREQAALREAYIQAIRMNLKGTLNNVSILEPDGSVTELKKVKEAKDRKRQ
- a CDS encoding BaiN/RdsA family NAD(P)/FAD-dependent oxidoreductase, which encodes MKKTVIIGGGAAGMTAAIASAGAGDSVTLLEHSPQLGKKLLSTGNGRCNLTNRNQDASFYRCPESDFPEKALKQFGYKETLEFFRGLGLFLKEKEGYVYPRSSQASSVRNALLRELERRKVDLKMETDVREIVKYEKGFRVRTSDTSYVSDRVILSCGGMAAPSTGSDGSGYRLAAEMGHRIIEPVPALVQLRSFRTALQKAAGVRADGRISLYIMENGRRAFAGADTGEIQLTDYGISGIPVFQVSRYASKALSENKQVWAEIDFLPEYTSMEEKQKLFQSVRQEKKGYDCLEVLCGLFPEKLALAFLKEADIPFHLPAEQLDENRTEKLCRTVTCFSVPISGTNSFSQAQVTAGGVDVRDVVPESMESRLVQGLYFAGEILDVDGICGGYNLQWAWTSGWLAGKQGRK